ATCATACCAACTTACCGCATTTAAAATGGCTTTTTTATCGCTTGCAGAAATACTTAGTTTTTGCTTTTTAATTTCAGCATCTACTAGTTTTTTAAAGTCGTTAAAATCGTTGTATTCAGTTTTACCAATTGCTTTTAATAAAAGAGCTCCTGTTTTTACTAAATTTAAGTGTTTTTGCCATGTTGCAGGCTTGGTCAACTTCGTTTTATTGGCAGACGATAAGTTTAATTCGTTTTTTTCGCACCATTCTAAAATATCTTTTCCGTGTTTTGTGGTATTGGTGTAAATACTCTCTCCAAAGGTTTCAAACGCATATTGCATCGGTTCTTGTAAGACTCTGTCGTAACGAAGTGCTTCAATACGCTCTGCTGTAAATTGTGCTTTTAAACGTTTTGGTCTTTCTATAGTGGCTTTATAATACCCAAAATCCGAATTATCAAAAACTTTTGAAGAAATACCTTGCTCGCCTACACGTTCTTCAACACTCATGTTTTTATAAGTATTTACGATTTTAGTAATGTGTTTTGGCGAGAACTCGCAGTTTTTGTTTCCTAAGGCTTTACGTAATTTACGGTACAGTTGTACTGCATCAATCAATTGCACTTTGCCTTTGCGATTGGCAGCTTTATTGTTGCTTAAAATCCAGATATAGGTTGTAATTCCTGTATTGTAAAACAAGTTGTTTGGTAATTGTACAATAGCTTCTAGCCAATCGTTTTCTATAATGTGTCTGCGTATGTTGCTTTCTCCTCCTCCTGCATCTCCTGTAAAAAGGCTACTTCCGTTATGTACCGAAGCAATACGTGTTCCTGTTTTACTTTGCGATAAGGACTTCATTTTATCGACCATTTCCATTAAAAACAGTAATTGTCCGTCGGAAGAACGTGGAATGGCATCTGCTTCTTCTTCTACATTCCAATAGTTTTTTAAAGAGATTATAAAACGCGGATCGATCACATCTTTACCATCCTTGATATATTTTTGCTCACTAGACCATGATTTTCCGTAAGGTGGATTAGATAACATAAAATCAAAAGACTTGCCAGCAAACTCGTCTGTAGATAAGGTAGAACCTACTCTGATGTTTTCAGGATTGTTTCCTTTAATCATCATATCAGACTTACAAATTGCGTAGGTTTCGTCGTTTATTTCCTTTCCGTATAAATAGACATCTCCTGTAGCACGAATGTCTCCTTCTTCATCTTTAATAAAGTTTTGACTTTCGGTAAGCATTCCTCCAGAACCACAAGCAGGATCATAAATAGTCATTACTGGTGGTAAGTTGTCTTTTATTGGGTCGAAGATAATGTGCGTCATTAAATCGATTACTTCACGGGGTGTAAAGTGTTCTCCTGCTTCTTCGTTATTTTCTTCGTTGAATTTTCTGATGAGTTCTTCAAAAACATACCCCATTCCTAAATTAGAAAGCGCAGGCAATTTTCTACCTTCTGGATCTTCTTTTTCAAAAGGTGTTAAGTTGATGTTTGATGAAGTAAATTTTTCTAATACATCTAACAACACATCTTTACTAGCCATATGAGCAACTTGACTGCGAAGCTTAAATTTTTGGATAATTTCCTTCACATTAGGGCTGAAGCCATTGAGGTAATCTTCAAAGTTAGCTTGTAATATTTGTGTACTATTGGTAGCTGTATCTTTTATTTTTTGAAGTGTCCATTTACTAGTATTATAAAACACGTAACCCGAAGCTTCACGTAATCCTGTTTCGTCCCATTCGGTAAAACCAGCTTCATCACGCTGAAAAGCTAGTTCTTCTAAAACAGCGTCTTTGGTAGGTTCTAACAATGCGTCTAACCTACGTAATACAATCATTGGTAAAATAACGTCTCTATATTTACCGCGTACGTAAACATCTCTAAGACAATCGTCTGCAATAGACCAAATAAAGGATACTAATTTATTGTGTGATGATTTATTCATGTATTTTTTTATCTTAATAAGGTAAAGTGTAATATATAATTATGCTATAATAATCCTAATTATAAGTGATAAATAGTGACATAGAAATATATTTAAAACAATTTTTTTTATGAACATTAAAAGTATGAAAACGAACTGATATATAATTACGGATTTCCATAAAACTATAGAACTATAATTACAGGTTTTACTAAAGATATAAGTATGAGTTTATTGCGTTCTTTTAATTCCTCTGATTAACAGCAAAACTCGATTTTTAAGATATTAATAATAGTCATATTACAAAACTCATAAGTCAGTTTAGATACTCCAAAATAATTAGAAATTTTGTAGTTGTATTTTAAAACAAAGTTGGTTGCGAAAAACCTAGTTGATTTGTAGTAAAATCATATTGAGGATTAACTTCTTCCATATTCAACCAATTTTTAAAATCATCGTCCGTTTTTAAACTAAAAGGCATTCTTAATTTTGTGTTGTGAATTTCTCTCATTATACCTTTTGCTTCGGTAGTTACTATGGTGTATGTGTTATTTGAATATAAACCTGCAAAAGCAAATAATTGATTATCAAAACCAATATCAAATTTTATTTTTTCTTTTCCTTTATGCTGCCATTCATAAAACCCATCAACCAAAATGATACATCTATTTTCTGTATAATTTTTAAACGCAGGTTTTTCTGATAAGGTTTCTACACGTGCATTTAAAGTGTAATTTCTTTTCCAATCTTCATTTGCCCAATCTGGCACTAAACCCCAATTAAATAGTTGAATTTTAGAGGAATCTAAATTTGTAATTATGGGAGTTTTGGGGTACTTGAACCCATTTATATCTGCTGATGGCTTTAAAGTTTCGCTTGAATCAATTGTAGCTTTGAATTTTTTTTCAAGATCTTTAATAGTTTTGGTTTGTTTAAAATGGTAGCACATAAGATTTTTAAAGATTAAGTTTTTTTAAAACTTTTTTTTGAATTTCAATTTTGCCACAAATTGGATCATTATAAATATTGTCTTCAAGTAAGTTTTCTTCAAAAAAGCGTAAGTTATAAATTACACTTCTGTTAAACTTTATAAAACTGCCGTAATTAAATATAATATTAAACTCATCTTTAAAAAAATCCGTTAATTTTTCGGAAGAATTTGAAAGCTTTATTTCAATTATATTTGTGTGTAAATTATTTTCTAAAAAAACAACTTTAGACTTCGTATGACTTTCTATACTCCTAATGTCCTGGGGATAAATAATATATTCAATGTTGTGAATAGACTTTATTAGTAATAATCCTCTTGAAATTATATCAATATTCTCAAATAATTTGATTTTATAATCTCTACCTACCTCAATTTTCGCACATTTATAATTATGCGAAATGGAAGAAAGTAAAACTTTTCTATCTGCATAATCATAACCTTTTACATCTCTTTTACGAACTAAATAATAGCTGTTTATATGTACAAATTTGTTCAAAGGATTTTTGTTACAAATTTTAGCATTTATTTTTTCTTCCATTTTAACCAATGAAGTATAGCTAAGATCTGTTAAAATAAGTTGATGGCAACAAAGATGAAAATTGATTTTCTTTTGCCTGTATTCTACATAAAAGATTAAAGACACAGGTAATTTAATAGTAAGATATTTTGAATACTTTTCTTTATCAAAATTTAAACCTATACTTTTTAAATTATCTAATTCAATTTCAAGTTTTGAAATTTCATCTAATCCAAAATGTCGAATATCAATTTTGAGTTCAATCGTATTGATATTTTTAGCTTGATTTTCTTCGGATTCCATTTTTGTGTCGATTATTCAAAATTTACGTTTGATACATCAATTCATTTTACTTTTACTAATATAATTTTAAATATAGATATTATGAAAGGTTTAAATCAAAATAATGATTATTCACAAGATGAACTGGATAATCATTCAAATCAGTTAAATTCTAATAATGATGCCTATTGGTCTTCTAGAGATTAGTGTTAACTGGTAATTTACTAAATAGTAGTGTGTTTAGGGAAGTCAAGATTTAGGTCTTGGCTTTTTTTTTATCCTAAATTCCTTGGATCAAGCGCTACACTCATTTTTTTAGATTGAATTACATTCATACTACAAAACCCATATCTATTGGTGATTTTCCCATAACAACCATAAATTCCCATTCCATTTATGGAGTATTGATGTACAACATTTGTAAAATGAACAGCATCATAATAATGACCATCTTGATCAATAAAAGTACTTAGTCTCATTAATTTATTTTGAGACGTTTTGTCAAAACGAGTTGTTACCAATAAACCATAAATTAAAACATGCTGATTCTCAAAATCAGGTTTACCTTATAATTTATCAAAATAAGTAGTAATTACATAAAAAATAAAAGCTCATAATACTAATTGATAGTATTATGAACCTAAAATAATAGTGTAAAAATTTAATGAAGAAAGAGTTGTTTTTAGCTTAGTTTTTTATTGTATACAGTTTTAGTTATTTTGATTCTTGAAAGAACTTTTTATATTTAATTATTCTATTTCTCATAGTTTGAACTTGGTCTTTTGTAAAAAAACACCTACAAGAACTATAGTCCATAAAATTATTATAATTTGGATTTTTAGAAATTTTCTTCGGCGGACAAGGTTTTGTTCTTTTTACATCAGTACAATTATTTTGTTTAGGTGTATCTGCTATAAAATCTGTTCTTTTATGAAACTTTATCTTTTTACAATTAGATTTTCCCCACACATGCCAAAGTCCGAAATAATGACCAAGTTCATGGGTTACTGTATTACTACCATTTCCAACTAATTTATAGTTTATATTAATGTGGTTTGGCTTATTTATACTATTATTATCTAACAAAACATTTGAAGAACTCAACATGTCACCAATTACAATATGTAATATTTTCCAACTTCTACCGAAAATAGGTCTGGACGAAACGTTAGAAGAAAGGTCATATCTCCAAATATAGCCTTCGTGTTCTGGATTAAATAAGTAAAACTCAAAATTAGGATTCCCTATTAAATTTTCGAATCTTACGTCTAATGCAGACATATTATTTTGCGCACTAAAGTTTATATTTAAATCTTGTATTTCCTTTTTTAAAACTTCATCGGTAATTTTTTCATGAACATCTTGACTTTTTCCTTTCTCTTGTATTACATGAAAAACTACAGGGATTTTTATTGTTCTTCCATCATCTGCAGAAATTGGCTCAACTTGAGAAAATGTAAAATTAATAGAAAAGAGCATTACTATAAATAAAGTTTTTAAAGTAGTCATAATATTTTTGTTTGTTACGTTGAGTTATTGAATGGAGGCTGTATTTGGTTGAATTATTTGTAACGTGTTTCTTATAAAGAAAGTTACGGTTTTGTGAACGGCTATTCTCCGAAGGAAAATTGATGTGAGCAAAAAAGCAACTGCCTTTGATAAAGCCTAAATTTAGCTTTTTTTTTATACGCTGTTGTAAGCTGCCTTTAATTCAGTAAATAGATTAGTTTAAATGAAATTCCTGCAAAAACTTTATTTGTAAATAAGCTGTTATCTGTCTGGTCTAATGCATTCAAAGGTTTTTCGTTAATTAGGATTTGTTTCCCTTTATATTTATTCATAATTCCTTCTTTTACTTGTCTAATAGAACTAAAATCAAGTGTCAATGATAAATAAAATGGTCTTGGATTATATTTTCCTTTATCATCTTCTTCTTGACTTCCTGGTGCATAGGCAACTCCTATTCCTCCATCAATTCTTGAATTAAACCCTGTGTCAGGCGACACTTCTGCTACATTCAAAGATACAACTCCACCCCATTTTCCGCTTTTATATTTCCAGTCGCCATATGTAAACATTTGATTTCCATTTGCATCTTTTTTTGGGTTTCCACTTCCGTCAACTACCTTATTTTTATTTCTAAAATAGTAGTTTGGCATATAGACAATACTTGTTGAAATTACAAATGAATTTCTACTCAAATCATCAAATTCAAGTGTTAAACCACTTGGGTCTAAATAAGCTTCGTGAGGTTTAGAAAACTTATTTTCAATTCCTGCCGAAAATCCAAATCTTATAGATTTATTGACTTTTTCTGTTAGGTCATAATCCTGACTAAATGAATAATTAGAAAATAAAAGAACTGTTAAGATTGTAGTAAGTGTTAAAGTTTTCATACGGTTGGTTTTAGATTGCTTACAACTAGATAATAAAAAAAATTGCCTCCATTATCACCTTTAATTATTTTTTGGTAATGTAATATCTAGTGGAATTAGAATTTCCATTACTTGGGGAAGAGAATTAATAACGTACTTAATTTACAGGAAAATTTAGTGTTTTTCTGTGAGTATTTTGGTCAATAAATGGGGTAAGTAAGTTCTTCATTCTTTTTAAATAGCAGTTAAACTTAATAAAAATAAATGTAACAATCTAAAAATTAGATTATTATTTTTTTATTTTCTTGGATCACCCAAACACTCATCTTTTTAGATTGAATTACATTCATACTACAAAAACCATATCTATTGGTGATTTTCCCATAACAACCATAAATTCCCATTCCGTTTACTGGGTATTGATGTACAACATTGGTAAAATGTACGGCATCAAAATAATGACCATCTTGATCAATAAAAGTACTCAGTCTCATTAATTTATTTTGAGATGTTTTGTTAAAGCGAGTAGTTACCAATAAACCATAAATTAAAACATGCTGATTCTCAAAATCAATCATTTGTTTAGCTTTAATACTTGGCAAAAAAGGTTCAGTCACCAATTTAAAATAATCATGCACAGTAAACCCTAACAATTCCATTTCATCATAGACTTTTTCCAACC
The nucleotide sequence above comes from Polaribacter butkevichii. Encoded proteins:
- a CDS encoding type I restriction-modification system subunit M, with translation MNKSSHNKLVSFIWSIADDCLRDVYVRGKYRDVILPMIVLRRLDALLEPTKDAVLEELAFQRDEAGFTEWDETGLREASGYVFYNTSKWTLQKIKDTATNSTQILQANFEDYLNGFSPNVKEIIQKFKLRSQVAHMASKDVLLDVLEKFTSSNINLTPFEKEDPEGRKLPALSNLGMGYVFEELIRKFNEENNEEAGEHFTPREVIDLMTHIIFDPIKDNLPPVMTIYDPACGSGGMLTESQNFIKDEEGDIRATGDVYLYGKEINDETYAICKSDMMIKGNNPENIRVGSTLSTDEFAGKSFDFMLSNPPYGKSWSSEQKYIKDGKDVIDPRFIISLKNYWNVEEEADAIPRSSDGQLLFLMEMVDKMKSLSQSKTGTRIASVHNGSSLFTGDAGGGESNIRRHIIENDWLEAIVQLPNNLFYNTGITTYIWILSNNKAANRKGKVQLIDAVQLYRKLRKALGNKNCEFSPKHITKIVNTYKNMSVEERVGEQGISSKVFDNSDFGYYKATIERPKRLKAQFTAERIEALRYDRVLQEPMQYAFETFGESIYTNTTKHGKDILEWCEKNELNLSSANKTKLTKPATWQKHLNLVKTGALLLKAIGKTEYNDFNDFKKLVDAEIKKQKLSISASDKKAILNAVSWYDAEAEKVIKKVEQLSGDKLAKLLAHLDCEEKDLADFGYYGFSNDVTSSAVERSLKKGEYITYETESDLRDTENVPLKENIHNYFKHEVQPHVPEAWINLDATKIGYEISFNKYFYKHKPLRNIEDVTKDILDLEQQSNGLITEILNLV
- a CDS encoding SOS response-associated peptidase, coding for MCYHFKQTKTIKDLEKKFKATIDSSETLKPSADINGFKYPKTPIITNLDSSKIQLFNWGLVPDWANEDWKRNYTLNARVETLSEKPAFKNYTENRCIILVDGFYEWQHKGKEKIKFDIGFDNQLFAFAGLYSNNTYTIVTTEAKGIMREIHNTKLRMPFSLKTDDDFKNWLNMEEVNPQYDFTTNQLGFSQPTLF
- a CDS encoding M43 family zinc metalloprotease, which encodes MTTLKTLFIVMLFSINFTFSQVEPISADDGRTIKIPVVFHVIQEKGKSQDVHEKITDEVLKKEIQDLNINFSAQNNMSALDVRFENLIGNPNFEFYLFNPEHEGYIWRYDLSSNVSSRPIFGRSWKILHIVIGDMLSSSNVLLDNNSINKPNHININYKLVGNGSNTVTHELGHYFGLWHVWGKSNCKKIKFHKRTDFIADTPKQNNCTDVKRTKPCPPKKISKNPNYNNFMDYSSCRCFFTKDQVQTMRNRIIKYKKFFQESK